From the genome of Elusimicrobiota bacterium, one region includes:
- a CDS encoding glycosyltransferase family 39 protein: MPGKSDYIAPVLFLAIALSLSPWAYNFPLNDDWAYAAGVKHFIEQGRFMLCDWASATQLLHILSGVLCAKIFGFSFAALRVQTILFAAAGVFVFSKLLDEFDIGPFEKLAAALALSLNPVYLVSANSFMTDTPYFFFMLLAVYFGALYLKTGRERHLLWLAFFSAAAFLIRQLAVAMPLALSAALLFEGRLKISRLLKIWVLPAAAMAGYFLWFKYIHGPTWASENYVLLSTLKHISNPSIFISDSLYRVFSVMMETGLLLLPMAAGLFINYFQVKSQKGLRKEAGWIFKSGPWLALTAFGIFTAFNGALPYLENTINRSGFGALTLSGAGFKPSGFFSSDIFWFSMTGLAAVSASLLVCASCFALRFSSPALRFLFFCAAFHLAISLAGAKFFDRYLLTMLPWFTLSAVVAAKKMLPSPASGPKGRSAVKLPGGSAITASGNSKFFTPVVAVTLALAALVSWAGVKDYLSWNGAKWELAARPRAGLKPEEIVNGFDYEAWFTYDKNMAYLKTMKPLKMIDEWEWQKMNNYKAIVSFSQDPRFETIDKIEYTTPLSSKKGVLYLLRFQ; the protein is encoded by the coding sequence ATGCCCGGAAAATCCGATTACATAGCGCCTGTTTTGTTCCTTGCCATAGCGTTGTCGCTGTCGCCCTGGGCGTATAATTTTCCGCTCAATGACGACTGGGCCTACGCTGCCGGGGTAAAACATTTTATTGAACAGGGCCGGTTCATGCTTTGCGACTGGGCGTCCGCCACCCAGTTGCTTCACATTCTTTCCGGCGTCCTTTGCGCGAAAATTTTCGGCTTCAGTTTCGCGGCGCTCAGGGTGCAGACCATATTGTTCGCCGCGGCGGGCGTGTTTGTTTTTTCAAAGCTGCTGGACGAATTTGACATAGGGCCGTTCGAGAAACTGGCGGCGGCGCTTGCCCTGTCGCTTAACCCTGTTTACCTGGTGTCGGCCAATTCTTTCATGACGGACACGCCCTACTTCTTTTTCATGCTGCTCGCGGTCTACTTCGGCGCTCTTTACCTTAAAACAGGGCGGGAGCGGCATCTTTTGTGGCTGGCGTTTTTTTCGGCCGCGGCCTTCCTCATACGGCAGCTCGCCGTGGCAATGCCGCTCGCGCTCAGCGCCGCGCTTCTTTTTGAAGGCCGTCTTAAAATTTCCCGCCTGCTTAAGATCTGGGTTCTGCCCGCGGCGGCCATGGCCGGTTACTTTCTGTGGTTTAAATATATTCACGGCCCCACGTGGGCCTCTGAAAACTATGTTTTGCTGTCAACGCTCAAGCACATTTCAAACCCCTCGATTTTCATTTCAGACTCCTTATACCGCGTGTTTTCAGTAATGATGGAGACCGGCCTGCTGCTGCTGCCCATGGCCGCCGGCCTTTTTATAAATTATTTCCAGGTCAAATCCCAAAAGGGACTGCGTAAAGAGGCGGGCTGGATCTTTAAGTCAGGGCCCTGGCTCGCACTGACGGCCTTCGGCATTTTTACAGCTTTTAACGGCGCTCTTCCCTACCTTGAAAACACCATAAACCGGAGCGGCTTCGGAGCGCTGACGCTTTCCGGCGCCGGTTTCAAGCCCTCCGGTTTTTTTTCAAGCGATATATTCTGGTTTTCCATGACGGGGCTGGCCGCCGTTTCAGCGTCGCTGCTTGTATGCGCCTCCTGCTTTGCGCTGCGCTTTTCCAGCCCGGCGCTGCGCTTTCTCTTTTTCTGCGCCGCCTTCCACCTGGCGATTTCGCTTGCCGGAGCGAAGTTTTTTGACCGGTACCTGCTGACGATGCTGCCCTGGTTCACCCTTTCAGCCGTTGTAGCGGCTAAAAAGATGCTCCCGTCGCCAGCCTCGGGACCTAAAGGGCGTTCCGCCGTCAAGCTGCCCGGCGGCTCCGCCATAACCGCAAGCGGCAACTCTAAGTTTTTTACGCCCGTAGTGGCCGTAACGCTTGCGCTGGCGGCTCTGGTAAGCTGGGCGGGGGTGAAAGATTACCTTTCCTGGAATGGAGCGAAGTGGGAACTGGCCGCAAGGCCCCGCGCCGGCCTCAAACCGGAGGAAATTGTAAACGGCTTTGACTATGAGGCCTGGTTCACCTATGATAAAAACATGGCCTACCTGAAAACCATGAAACCTCTTAAAATGATAGACGAATGGGAATGGCAAAAGATGAACAATTACAAGGCCATTGTGTCTTTCAGCCAGGACCCTCGTTTTGAAACCATAGACAAGATCGAATACACCACCCCCCTGTCCTCAAAAAAAGGCGTCCTTTACCTGTTGCGCTTTCAGTAA